The DNA region TCGCACACCCAGCCCTGGGATGCCAAGGGCTACAAGATGCCTGGCGGCACCCCGAGCAGTCCCGGCCTGGCCGCGATCCTGCCGTCGTTCCCGGCGCTGCTCAAGAAGCAGCTCAAGGGTGCGCCGATGCCGGCGCCGCGGGCGATCCTCAACGCCGCGGTCGAGGGTGCGCAGGTCGACTTCGACACCGCCAGCCGCATCGAGAGCCGCTACTTCACCCAGTTGGTGACCGGCCAGACCGCCAAGAACATGATTCAGGCGTTCTTCCTGGACCTGCAGGCCATCAACGGCGGCGCCTCGCGTCCCGACGGCATCGCCAAGCAGGAGATCCGCAAGATCGGCGTGCTCGGCGCGGGCATGATGGGCGCCGGTATCGCCTACGTGTCGGCCAAGGCCGGCTACGACGTCGTGCTCAAGGACGTCACGCTCGAGGCCGCCCAGAAGGGCAAGGCCTACTCGGAGAACCTGGAAGCCAAGGCGCTCAAGCGTGGCAAGACCACCGAAGAGCGCTCCGCGGCGTTGCTTTCGAAGATCACCCCCACCGCCGATGCCGCGGATTTCAAGGGTGTGGACTTCGTGATCGAGGCCGTGTTCGAGAACCAGGAACTCAAGCACAAGGTGTTCCAGGAGATCGAGGACATCGTCGAGCCGAACGCGCTGTTGGGTTCCAACACCTCCACGCTGCCGATCACCGGTCTGGCCACCGGCGTCAAGCGCCAGGAGGACTTCATCGGGATCCACTTCTTCTCACCCGTGGACAAGATGCCGCTGGTGGAGATCATCAAGGGCGAGAAGACCTCGGACGAGGCGCTGGCCCGGGTGTTCGACTACACCCTGGCGATCAAGAAGACCCCGATCGTCGTCAACGACAGCCGCGGCTTCTTCACCAGCCGCGTCATCGGCACCTTCGTCAACGAGGCGCTGGCGATGCTCGGCGAGGGTGTCGAGCCGGCCAGCATCGAGCAGGCCGGTGGACAGGCCGGTTACCCCGCGGCGCCGCTGCAGCTCTCCGATGAGCTCAACCTGGAGCTGATGCAGAAGATCGCCACCGAGACCCGCAAGGCGACCGAGGCCGCCGGCGGCACCCACGAGGCGCACCCGGCCGAAGACGTCGTCAACAAG from Mycolicibacterium sp. MU0053 includes:
- a CDS encoding 3-hydroxyacyl-CoA dehydrogenase NAD-binding domain-containing protein, producing MAENTIAWDKDADGIVTLTLDDPTGSANVMNEHYKESMHKTVERLVAEQDSITGVVIASAKKTFFAGGDLKGMMNVGPEDAAASFAEVEFIKADLRKLETLGKPVVAAINGAALGGGLEIALACHHRIAADVRGSVIGLPEVTLGLLPGGGGVARTVRMFGVQKAFMEVLSQGTRFSPTKAKETGLVDELVGSVEELVPAAKAWIKANPESHTQPWDAKGYKMPGGTPSSPGLAAILPSFPALLKKQLKGAPMPAPRAILNAAVEGAQVDFDTASRIESRYFTQLVTGQTAKNMIQAFFLDLQAINGGASRPDGIAKQEIRKIGVLGAGMMGAGIAYVSAKAGYDVVLKDVTLEAAQKGKAYSENLEAKALKRGKTTEERSAALLSKITPTADAADFKGVDFVIEAVFENQELKHKVFQEIEDIVEPNALLGSNTSTLPITGLATGVKRQEDFIGIHFFSPVDKMPLVEIIKGEKTSDEALARVFDYTLAIKKTPIVVNDSRGFFTSRVIGTFVNEALAMLGEGVEPASIEQAGGQAGYPAAPLQLSDELNLELMQKIATETRKATEAAGGTHEAHPAEDVVNKMIEIGRPSRLKGAGFYEYADGKRVGLWPGLRETFNSGSSDIPLQDMIDRMLFAEALETQKCLDEGVLTSTADANIGSIMGIGFPPYTGGSAQFIVGYQGELGVGKEAFVARAKQLAERYGERFNPPASLTK